The following DNA comes from Arthrobacter sp. SLBN-83.
CGATCTCGGCCAGGTCCTCGGACTCGGTGGGCTCCACCATCAGGGTGCCGGCCACAGGGAACGCCAGGGTGGGGGCGTGGAAGCCGAAGTCGATCAGCCGCTTGGCCACGTCCTCGGCGGTCACACCGGTCTTCGCCGTGAGCTCGCGCAGGTCCAGGATGCACTCGTGGGCAACGAGGCCGCCTTCACCGGTGTAGAGGACCGGGAAGTACTCGTTCAGCCGCGAGGCGACGTAGTTGGCAGCCAGCAGTGCGGACTTGGTGGCCTCGGTCAGGCCCTCGCCGCCCATCAGCTTCACGTACGCCCAGGAGATCGGCAGCACGCCGGCCGAACCGAACCGGGAGGCGGAAATCGGCACGTCGGTGGCTCCGGTGCCGGCATTCCAGGTGGTGGCGTCGCCGGGCATGAACGGTGCCAGGTGTGCCTTGGCTGCGACCGGGCCCACGCCGGGGCCGCCGCCGCCGTGCGGGATGCAGAAGGTCTTGTGCAGGTTCAGGTGGGACACGTCGCCGCCGAACTTGCCGGGCTGCGCCAGCCCAACGAGCGCGTTGAGGTTGGCACCGTCGATGTAGACCTGTCCGCCGGCGGCGTGGACTGCGTCGCAGACTTCGCGGACGTCGCCGTCGTAGACGCCGTGGGTGGAGGGGTAGGTGATCATGATGCAGGACAGGGCGTCCTTGTTGGCCTCGATCTTGGCTTCCAGGTCAGCGTGGTCGATGGTGCCGTCGGACGCAGTAGCCACGACGACCACCTTCATGCCGGCCAACACCGCGGAAGCAGCATTCGTGCCGTGGGCCGAGGCCGGGATCAGGCAGACATTGCGCTGCTGCTCGCCGCGGGAGTGGTGGTAACCGCGGATCGCCAGCAGCCCCGCCAATTCGCCCTGGGACCCGGCGTTGGGCTGGATCGAGACCTGGTCGTAGCCGGTGATGGCGGTGAGGTCCGCTTCCAGGTCCGCGATCAGTTCGCGCCAGCCTTCGGTCTGGGAGTCCGGGGCGAACGGGTGGATGGAGGCGAACTCCGGCCAGGAGATGGCTTCCATCTCGGCGGTGGCGTTCAGCTTCATGGTGCAGGAACCCAGCGGGATCATGGTCCGGTCCAGCGCCAGGTCCCGGTCCGAGAGCTTCCGGATATAACGCAGCAGCTGCGTTTCGGACCGGTGCGTGTTGAACACCGGATGCTGCAGATAGTCGGAGGAACGCTCGACGGCGGCCTCCAGCCCGAATCCCCCGCCGCCGGCAACGGCATCTCCAGCAACGGTGGCCCCGAAGATGTCGGCAACCTGGGCGACGATGGCCGGCGTCGTGGTTTCATCCAGGGAGATGCCGATGGTGTCCGCGTCGATGCTGCGCAGGTTGATGCCGCGCGCTTCAGCGTCGGCGACGATGCCGGCGGCGCGCCCGGGGACGCGGACCGTCAGGGTGTCGAAGAAGCTCGCATGCAGGACCTCCACGCCGGCAGCGGCAAGCGAGGCCGCGAGGGTGCGGGCATGGCCGTGGGCGGTTGCGGCGATCGCCTTCAGCCCGTCCGGGCCGTGGTACACGGCGTACATGGAAGCGACGATGGCCAGCAGCGCCTGCGCGGTGCAGATGTTGGACGTGGCCTTTTCACGGCGGATGTGCTGCTCTCGCGTTTGCAGCGCCAGGCGGTAGGCGGGAACACCGGCGTCGTCCTTGGAGACGCCAACCAGGCGGCCGGGCAGCGAGCGCTCCAGCCCCTTGCGGACAGCCATGTAGGCGGCGTGCGGGCCGCCGAAGAACAGCGGGACACCAAAGCGCTGGGCGGAGCCGACGGCAATGTCCGCGCCCTGCTCACCGGGAGGGGTGATTAGGGTCAGGGCCAGCAGGTCGGCGGCGACGGTGACCAGGGCGCCGCGTTCCTTGGCGTTGGCGATCACGGCGGACTGGTCCCATACCCGGCCGGAGGCGCCGGGCTGCTGGAGCACGATGCCGTTGATGTCGCCCTCGGGCAGGCCCTGGGACAGGTCTGCCACTTCAACCTCGAAACCCAGCGCCTCGGCGCGGCCCTTGACGATGGCGATGGTCTGCGGCAGGACGTCGATGTCCAGGACGGTCTTGCCGTCCGCAGCGGGCTTGGCTTTGTTGGCGCGGCGCATCAGCAGGACGGCTTCGGCGACGGCGGTTGCTTCATCCAGCAGCGAGGCGTTGGCGATGGGCAGGCCAACCAGGTCCTGGACCATGGTCTGGAAGTTCAGCAGGGCCTCGAGCCGGCCCTGGGAAATCTCCGGCTGGTACGGGGTGTAGGCGGTGTACCAGGCCGGGGATTCAAGGATGTTGCGGCGGATCACAGGCGGTGTGACCGTGTCGTAGTACCCTTGGCCGATCAGCTGGACGGCGGTCTTGTTCTTCCCGGCAAGCTTCCGCAGCTCCGTGAGGACCTCGACCTCGCTGAGGGCGTCCTGAAGCCGGAGGGCGGTTTCCTGGCGGATGACCTTGGGAACGGCCGTGTCCACCAGGGAGTCGAGGGTGTCGTAGCCCACGGCTTTGAGCATGGTGTCGACGTCGGCCTGGCGGCGCGCACCGATATGGCGGTCTACGAAGGTGGTGGAGGCTGGGGTAACCGGCACGAAGGAACTCCATTTACTCAGGCGGCGCAGGGTACGCCACAGCTATTCGGGTTCCTCCCCGCTCTGTATTGGACCTGAGAGTTTCCGCGGTGCCTGCCTGGCAGGATCCGCTTGCACCGTCGGTGAGCACAACAGTTCTTCGGCTCCCCAAGGGAGGAAGGGCAACTGCCTGCTGCTTTCCAGAGGCGCCTCGCCGCGGCGGTACAGGGGCCTGCGAGATTCCTGGGGAGGATTTGCTCCTACGGCGCCTGCCTGTACTTTCGGCAGAACTCTCCCGCCGCAGATCAAAGGCTATTCATTTGTTGGGTCATGACGGCCGGTGGCAGCCCTCACAACTCTCCATTGTCCTACGCCCCGCCCCTCCCGGCAAATGGCAAATCCTACCGGCGGAGCCGCTCCAGGGCAGCAAGGAGTTCCTCCACGTCAGCGGCCGCTCCCCCCGCCGGCGCAGGCGCCACTGACAGCATGGCGTTGAAGTACAGGCCGTCGCCCATATAGAGGACCGCCTTCGCCAGTCCCGGACCAACATCCGCGGCAATCTCGTCCAGCCAGCGCTGCTGGATGGCCGCGAACCGGCGCCGCGTCTCCTCATGCGCCACCTCGGCAAGCCTGGTGGCGGCAACGATGGCCCGGTCCAGTGGAGTGTCGGCCCACACCGAGGAACGGATGAAGTACGCGGCGGCACCTTCGCCGGCCGAGGCCATGGCATCGGCATCCTCCCGGGCCAGGCCCTCCAGCCGGTCCAGCAGTACGGCAATGAGCGCTTCCTTGTTGGGAAAGTGGTAGAGCAGGCCGCCCTTGGACACGCCGGCCTTCCGGGCGACTGCGTCAAGGGTGGCGGCGCGCTCCCCCACTTCGATCAGCAGGGATTCGAAGGCATCAAGGACCGCGTCGCGGGCTACAGGCTTCCGGGGCATGCCTCCCATCATGCCCTTCCCCGGGCGGGAAGGCGGAACCGGCAGGAGTTTCAAACTATACCGTCTGGACGGTATAGTTATTTCATGACGACTTCCACCAGCCCTGTGCCCGCACGCACGGACAAGAACGCCCCGCGGCAGCCGTGGCGCGATTGGCTGGCGCTGGGGCTGCTGATGTTTCCCGTACTGCTGGTGGCCGTGGACAATACGGCGCTGACATTTGCACTGCCGGCCATCGCCCGCGCGCTGGAGCCGTCCGGCGTGCAGCTGCTGTGGATTGTGGACGCCTATCCCCTGGTGCTGGCCGGCCTGCTGGTATCCATGGGAAGCCTGGGCGACCGGATTGGCCGGCGGCGGCTCCTGGTTGTCGGCAGCATTGGCTTCGCCGCCGTCTCTGCCGCGACCGCCTTTGCCCCAACGCCGCAGTGGCTGATCGCCGGCCGCGCGGCCCTGGGCTTCTTCGGGGCCATGCTGATGCCGTCCACACTGTCGCTGATCCGCAACATCTTTCCGGAGCCCAACCGCCGGAGGCTCGCCGTCGCCATCTGGGCTGCGGGGTTCTGCGGCGGTGCGGCCCTGGGGCCCATTGTCGGCGGCTGGCTGGTGGAGCACTACTGGTGGGGCGCAGTCTTCCTGGCAGCGGTGCCCCTGATGGTTCCGCTGCTGGTATTGGGGCCGGCCCTGATCCCGGAGTCGAAGGATCCCGCACCGGGAAAGGTGGACATCCCCAGCATCCTGCTCTCCATGCTGGTCATGGTGCCCGTGGTGTACGGCATCAAGGCCGTTGCCACGGAGGGGCCGGAGGCAGCAGGACTGGGCGCGATCGCCTTTGGCCTGGCCATGGGAGTGATGTTCGTGCAGCGCCAGCTGCGCCTGGAGCATCCACTGCTGGACATGTCCCTGTTCCGCAACAGGGTCTTCAGCATGGCCATCAGCGCCAACATCCTGGCACTGTTTTCCTTCAACGGGTTCATCCTGTTCCTTGCCCAGCACCTGCAGCTCCTCGAAGGAATGAGTCCCTCCGCGGCAGGCGTTGCCATGGTCCCCGCACTGGCGGCCACGGTGGTGGCCGGCCTGGTGGTGGTGCCGCTGGTCCGCAAGGTCCGGCCCGGGTACGTGGTGGCTGCCGGGCTGGCGTTCAGCGCCGCTGGCTACAGCATGGTGACGTTCGGAGACCACGACGGCGGCCCTTCGCTGCTGCTGGCAGCCCTCCTGGTGCTGGCGCTGGGCGTGGGCACGGCGGAGACCATCTCCAACGACCTCATCCTGGGTGCCGCCCCGCCGGCCAAGTCGGGGGCGGCCGCGGCAATTTCCGAGACGGGCTATGAGGTGGGTTCGCTGCTGGGGACAGCCGTCCTGGGATCCATCCTGACCGCCTCCTACCAGCAGAACCTTCGGCTGCCCGCGGGGCTGGAGGGCATACTGCCCGGGCCCACCCTGCACAACGCCGGGGAGACACTGGCGGGCGCCGTGGAGGCGGCCAACCTCCTGCCCGCATCGCTCGGTGGAATGGTCCTGGATGCCGCCGCAGCAGCGTTCGACTCGGGTGTGCACGTGACCGCGGCAATTGGGCTGGTACTGATGGCGGCGGCGGCAGTCCTCGCCGCCGTCGTGCTTCGCAAAGTGCCAAAAGCGGCGTAGCGGACGCCCACGGGAGTCCAGAAACGGACGGCCGGGCATGCAAAAGCGCCCGGCACTGAGGAGGAATGCCTCAGCGCCGAGCGCCCCGTGAAATACCCGCTACTTTGAGTCGGCAGCCGTGACCTTGGCAGTGGGCTTCATGTTCTCCGCCTGCACCATCCAGGCGAACTGCTCCAGCCTTGCGATGAACTCGTGCAGGAGGTCCGCGGAGGTTGGGTCCTCCTCGTCCACTTCGTCATGGACCTTGCGCATGGTGCCCACGGCAGCTTCCATGGCGGCGACGATCCGCTCGATGGCATCCTCGGTGCTGATCAGCCCTTCCGGGAACTGGGCCAGGCTGGTGGTTTCGGCGACAGTGGAGCTGCGGCCGTCCGGAAGCGCATGCAGGGCGCGCATCCGCTCAGCGGTATCGTCGGCGAACTGGCGGGCGGCGTCCACGATCTCGTCCAACTGCAGGTGGAGGTCGCGGAAGTTGGTGCCCACGATGTTCCAGTGCGCCTGCTTGCCCTGGACGTGGAGCTCGATCAGGTCCGCAAGGACAGCCTGCAGGTTGTTGGTCAGTGTGGGTGAAGCTTTCATGCATCCTCCTCAAGTGGTCCAATACGCCAGACGCTACCAGCCACGGAGAGTGCGGTGGCAGGGCTTCGGGCGATTTATCAGTGAGCTTACTAATTTCGAAAAGGAGTCACAAACGAACGTGATTCATATTGCGTCTTGCATCACACGCCGGGCACCCCCATACTAAATGAACGCCATTCATATAGTGACCCCCGTCTCACAGCCTTCCAGAAAGTGGTGCCATGACAGAGACAATCCGCACCAGTACGGCCAAACCCGGTCCGCACGTCCACGCCCCCTCCGTAGACGGCGTTAGCGCCAAAGGACTCAAAGGCGGGCAGCTCGGCCTCCTGGCCGTCGTCGTCCTGGGCATTTCGACTATTGCCCCCGCCTACACCCTCACCAGCGCACTTGGACCCACCGTCAACGAAGCCGGACTCCAGCTGCCCGTCATCTTCCTGATCGGGTTCATCCCCATGATCCTGGTCTCGCTCGCCTACCGGGAGCTCAACGCCGACTCCCCGGACAGCGGCACCACCTTCACCTGGGTGACCAAGGCCTTCGGGCCGTGGATCGGCTGGATGGGCGGCTGGGGCCTGCTGGCGGCCAACATCATCGTGCTGTCCAACCTCGCCGGCGTCGCCGTCGACTTCTTCTACCTTTTCCTGTCCCAGCTCACCGGCTCACCTGAGCTGGCCGACCTGGCCGACAACAAAGCCCTGAACGTCATCACCTGCTTCGTCTTCGTGGCGCTGGCCGTCTGGGTCAGCTACCGCGGGCTGCACACCACCAAATTGGTGCAGTACAGCCTGGTGGGCTTCCAGCTGCTGGTCCTGGGCCTGTTCGTGGTCATGGCGTTTGCCAACTGGTCCACGTCGGAGACGGCCATCCCGTTCAGCTGGGACTGGTTCGACGTCACCAAGATCGAGACGTTCGGCCAGGTTGCCGCCGGCATCTCCCTGTCCATCTTCGTGTACTGGGGCTGGGACGTCTGCCTCACCGTCAATGAGGAAACTGCCAACGGCAAGAAGACCGCCGGCGTGGCAGGCACCCTGACCGCCGTCATCGTCCTTGCCATCTACCTTCTGGTCAGCATCGCCACCATGATGTTCGCCGGCGTCGGAGATACCGGCAACGGCCTGAACAACGCGGAGAACCATGAGAACATCTTCACCGCGCTGGCCTCCCCCATCATGGGCCCCTTCGCCATCCTGATGTCCCTCGCCGTGCTCTCCAGCTCGGCTGCATCCCTGCAGTCCACGTTCATGTCACCGTCCCGGAGCCTGCTGGCCATGGCGCACTACGGTGCACTGCCGGAGCCGTTCAGCCGGATCAGCAGGAAGTTCGCGACGCCGGGCTTCGCCACTATCGCGGCCGGCATCATCTCCGCGGGGTTCTACGCCGTAATGCACGTGGTCAGCGAGAACGTCCTGAACGACACCATCCTGGCCCTGGGCCTGATGATCTGCTTCTACTACGGCCTGACCGCACTCGCCTGCACCTGGTACTTCCGCCACAGCCTCTTCAACAGCGCACGCCACTTCCTGTTCCGGCTGGTGTGCCCGGTGGTGGGTGGCGTGGGCCTGTTCGTGGTGTTCTTCCAGACCGCCATGGACAGCCTGGCCCCGGAATTCGGCAGCGGTTCGGAAGTCTTCGGCGTGGGCCTGGTGTTCATCCTGGGCGTCGGCATCCTGGCCCTGGGCGCCGTCGTCATGCTGGTCATGTCCCGCACCCACCCCGGCTTCTTCCGCGGTGAAACCCTGAAGCGGGACACCCCCGCCCTGGTGGTTCCGGAATAGACTCCAACACAAAAGGTGCCGTGCCCCTTCCAGGGCGCGGCACCTTTTTGTTTACGACGACGGATGGGTCACCAGTAGTGCGCCACATCGATCACCAGCCGGGAGCCGGAGCCGGGACCGTCCAGGGTGAAGACCCGGAACGGAAGGCGTGCCCGGACGCCCAGGCCAAGGCTTGTGTATCCCTCGAAGCTGCCGGCCGAAACCACCTGGCGGAACGTCTGGTAGCCGGAAACGTTGCTGAGCTCATTCTTGTCGGCAGGGTTGTAGGTGGCGTTGCCGTTCTCGTCATAGGAGGGCGCCTTGATGCTGATGTGCAGGCGCGCACCGCCCCGCACCGGAATGGGAAGCCCCGAGCCCTCCTGCTCGATCCGCGGCACATACTGCACGGTATAGGCGACCGCAGGGCCGTTGAGGTCCACCACCAGCCGGTCGAAACAGTAGTGCTGCCCCGTGCGGACATTGGTAACGGATGCGGTACCGGTGTCCTGCCCGGACTTCGCCAGCGAGCCCCAGGTGAGCCCGCAGTAGGGAGCCGCCGAGGCAGGTCCCTGGACCACGATTCCCAGCCCTACAGCCAGCAGGACCGCTGCGAGCCAGATGGAGAACTTTTTCATTGCTGTGCCATCCAGGATTCAAAGCCATTGGATGATTCCAGCGTAGGAGTGTTCCTTGCCGGAGACGAGGGGTCATTTTGATAACGACGGCGGCCGGAGATCAACAGCCCGGGACAAGAAAGCGCCGCCCACCCGAAGGGTGGCCGGCGCCGGGAAAATCAGGAAGAGTTTTTAGCCTTCGCAGTCGCGGCAGTACTTCAGGCCGTTCTTTTCACGGGCAACCTGTGACCGGTGGCGGACCAGGAAGCACGACGAGCAGGTGAACTCGTCGGACTGCTCGGGAACCACAATGACAGTCAGTTCCTCGTTGGACAGGTCGGCTCCGGGCAGGTCGATACCTTCAGCGGTGTCGTTTTCGTCGACATCGATAACCGCGGTCTGCGCGTTGCCGCTCCGTGACGCCTGGAGGGCCTCGAGAGAGTCAGCGGGCGACTCTTCTTCCTGCTTGCGTGGAGCATCGTAATCGGTAGCCATAGCGTGTTCACTTTCGTTGCTGCGCAGCGCCATTTCAGGCACCTCAGTGAAGCAGTTTAGGGCATTACCACGTCAGTGGCGCAATAGTGTGCTTAACCAGACATCGTGCTGGTTTCGGCTGCTGCCAGCGCATGCTCGGAGCGGGCCTGCTCCGCGCCTGCGGACACCCCGCTCAAGGCCGGGAGCCAGCCCCAGCGGGTGGCGTCAGCCATGGCGCCGGCGGCCTGGGACTCGGAGTCATACGTGAACGTGTCCAGCAGCCATTCGCGGAGCCGGATGAGCAGGGTAGCCGTCATGCCTGCCAAGGTACGCAGCGATTGTTGTGGCCACGTTTCGCGGGGGTCTCCCCCGGATTAACTCGGCTGCCTGCAGTTTCAGGCTGGCGGGGCGGTGCTGCTGCGCAGGACGAGTTCGGGCTCCACCACCAGCGTCCGCGGTCCTTCCGTACCGTCCAGCGCCCGGAGCATCATGTCCATGCACCGCCGGCCCAGTTCTTCGAAGTCCTGCCGGACCACGGTCAGCGGCGGGCTGAAGTAGCCGGCTTCGGGCTGGTCGTCAAAGCCCACCACGGATACGTCCTCCGGCACCTTGATGCCTGCCTCGTTCAGCGCCCGCAGGACGCCCAGGGCCATCTGGTCGTTGCCTACAAACAGTGCAGTGGCACGGCGGGAGGCTGCCACTTTACGGCCGATGTCATAACCGCTGCCGGCGCTCCAGTCACCCTCGATTAGAAGGTCGGCATCGAGCCCGGCCGCGTCCAGGGCACACCGCCAGCCGTCGGCGCGGGCCACCGCGTCAATCCAGTCCTGCGGGCCGGCCACGTGCCCGATGCGGACGTGGCCCTGTCCGATGAGATGCCGCACTGCCAGTTCGGCCCCGCGGCGCTGGTCCACCTTGACGCCGCCAACGGTTTCGTTTCCGGTGGTTCCCACGGCCACCACAGGCACCCCAATAGGCAGTTCCGCGAGGGCGGCCGGCATCTCAAGGTGCGGAACAATCACCACGATGCCTTCCACCGACTGGTCCAGGAAGTGCCGGGCGGCAGCCAGGATGGCATCGCGGTTGACCTCCCGCAGGGCAGCGACGCTGACGAAGTACCCCGCGTCCCGGGCGGCGCGTTCAACACCCAGCAAAGTGTTGGCAGGCCCGTACTGCGAGAGTTCACTGGCCAGGACGCCGATGGTCTGCGAGCGCCGGGTGACCAGGCTCCGGGCAGCGGAGTTGCGGCGGTACCCCAGCTGGGCAATCGCCGCCTCCACTTTCTCCCGCGTCCCCATACTCACGTTCGGGTGGCAGTTGACCACCCGGGACACGGTCTGGTGCGAGACCCCAACCAGCTCCGCCACATCCTCAAGCCTCGGCCGCCGCACCATCTTTGGTCAGATCCCCCCGGCCAGCTTGTAGTAGGCGGCATTCCAGTTCAGGTCCTTCTTGAACTGGCGGATGGTGGTGCCTTCGTCGATGGTGAGCAGCTCCGTCTTGGCAATTTCGGCGAAGTCCTCAAACACGTCCATGCCCACCTGGGTGGAGAGCACGGTGTGGTGCGCGGCCCCGGCGGTGAGCCAAGCGGCGGCGGAGGTGGCGAAGTCGGGCTTGGGCTGCCAGAGGGCGCGGGCCACGGGCAGGTTGGGCAACGGCTGGTCCAGGGGGACGACATCGACGGCGTTGGCCACCAGGCGGAAGCGGTCCCGCATGTCGGACAGGGCGACGACGACGCCCGGCGAGGCATCGGCGTCGAACACCAGGCGGACGGGGTCTTCCTTGCCGCCGATGCCCAGCGGGTGGATCTCCAGCCGCGGCTTCTGCGCGGTCAGGGAGGGGCAGACCTCCAGCATGTGGGCCCCGAGGATCTTCTCGGACCCCGGCTCCAGGTGGTAGGTGTAGTCCTCCATCAGCGAGGCGCCACCGGGCAGGCCAGCGCCCATCACCTTGGCGGCCCGGACCAGGATGGCGGTCTTCCAGTCACCCTCAGCGCCGAACCCGTAGCCTGCGGCCATGAGCCGTTGCACCGCCAGGCCGGGCAACTGGCGCAGGGCGCCGAGGTCCTCGAACGAAGTGGTGAACGCCGCGGACCCATTGCCCTCCAGGAAGCTGCGCAGGCCCAGTTCGATCCGGGCCCCATACCGCAGCGAATCGTGCCTGGCCGCGCCTGCGCGGAGCTCCGGCACCACGTCATAAAGGTCCTCATACTCCGCCACCAGGGCGTCGACGTCGGACTCCGCGGCGCCGTGCACGGCGTCGGCGAGCTCGTTGACGGACCAGGTGTTGACCGCGACGCCGAAGCGCAGCTCGGCCTCTGTCTTGTCGCCTTCGGTGACGGCCACGTTGCGCATGTTGTCGCCGAAGCGGGTCAGCTTCAGGGTGCGGATGGCGGCCCACCCTGCGGCGGCCCGCTGCCAGGACCCGACCTGGCGTGCGACCTCGGGGTTGGAGACGTGCCCGACGACGGTCTTCCGGGCGATGCCGAGGCGGGACTGGATGTATCCGAACTCGCGGTCACCGTGCGCGGCCTGGTTCAGGTTCATGAAATCGAAGTCGATGTCCGCCCAGGGCAGGTCCCGGTTGGCCTGGGTGTGCAGGTGCAGCAACGGCTTGCGCAGCAGGTCCAGGCCCGAGATCCACATCTTGGCCGGGCTGAACGTGTGCATCCACGCGGTGACGCCGATGACCGAGTCATCCGCGTTGGCCTCCAGCGCGGTGCGGCGGATGGCGTCCGAGTCGGTCAAGACCGGCTTCCACACAATCCGCACCGGCACGGCGGAGGAGGCGTTCAGCTGGTTCGCGATCTCCTGTGACTGCGCGGCCACCTGCTTCAGGACTTCCTCGCCGTAAAGGTGCTGGCTGCCGGTAAGGAACCAGACCTCGTAGCCGTCGAGGGAGGTGTTTGCTGCGGTACTCATGGGTTCTCCTGAAAAGTTATAAGGGGGACGGCGTTGAATTACTGGCCGTAGACGTTCTGGTAGCGGGAGTAGAGCG
Coding sequences within:
- a CDS encoding DUF4193 domain-containing protein; protein product: MATDYDAPRKQEEESPADSLEALQASRSGNAQTAVIDVDENDTAEGIDLPGADLSNEELTVIVVPEQSDEFTCSSCFLVRHRSQVAREKNGLKYCRDCEG
- a CDS encoding AMIN-like domain-containing (lipo)protein, whose amino-acid sequence is MKKFSIWLAAVLLAVGLGIVVQGPASAAPYCGLTWGSLAKSGQDTGTASVTNVRTGQHYCFDRLVVDLNGPAVAYTVQYVPRIEQEGSGLPIPVRGGARLHISIKAPSYDENGNATYNPADKNELSNVSGYQTFRQVVSAGSFEGYTSLGLGVRARLPFRVFTLDGPGSGSRLVIDVAHYW
- a CDS encoding Dps family protein, which gives rise to MKASPTLTNNLQAVLADLIELHVQGKQAHWNIVGTNFRDLHLQLDEIVDAARQFADDTAERMRALHALPDGRSSTVAETTSLAQFPEGLISTEDAIERIVAAMEAAVGTMRKVHDEVDEEDPTSADLLHEFIARLEQFAWMVQAENMKPTAKVTAADSK
- the araA gene encoding L-arabinose isomerase → MSTAANTSLDGYEVWFLTGSQHLYGEEVLKQVAAQSQEIANQLNASSAVPVRIVWKPVLTDSDAIRRTALEANADDSVIGVTAWMHTFSPAKMWISGLDLLRKPLLHLHTQANRDLPWADIDFDFMNLNQAAHGDREFGYIQSRLGIARKTVVGHVSNPEVARQVGSWQRAAAGWAAIRTLKLTRFGDNMRNVAVTEGDKTEAELRFGVAVNTWSVNELADAVHGAAESDVDALVAEYEDLYDVVPELRAGAARHDSLRYGARIELGLRSFLEGNGSAAFTTSFEDLGALRQLPGLAVQRLMAAGYGFGAEGDWKTAILVRAAKVMGAGLPGGASLMEDYTYHLEPGSEKILGAHMLEVCPSLTAQKPRLEIHPLGIGGKEDPVRLVFDADASPGVVVALSDMRDRFRLVANAVDVVPLDQPLPNLPVARALWQPKPDFATSAAAWLTAGAAHHTVLSTQVGMDVFEDFAEIAKTELLTIDEGTTIRQFKKDLNWNAAYYKLAGGI
- a CDS encoding APC family permease encodes the protein MTETIRTSTAKPGPHVHAPSVDGVSAKGLKGGQLGLLAVVVLGISTIAPAYTLTSALGPTVNEAGLQLPVIFLIGFIPMILVSLAYRELNADSPDSGTTFTWVTKAFGPWIGWMGGWGLLAANIIVLSNLAGVAVDFFYLFLSQLTGSPELADLADNKALNVITCFVFVALAVWVSYRGLHTTKLVQYSLVGFQLLVLGLFVVMAFANWSTSETAIPFSWDWFDVTKIETFGQVAAGISLSIFVYWGWDVCLTVNEETANGKKTAGVAGTLTAVIVLAIYLLVSIATMMFAGVGDTGNGLNNAENHENIFTALASPIMGPFAILMSLAVLSSSAASLQSTFMSPSRSLLAMAHYGALPEPFSRISRKFATPGFATIAAGIISAGFYAVMHVVSENVLNDTILALGLMICFYYGLTALACTWYFRHSLFNSARHFLFRLVCPVVGGVGLFVVFFQTAMDSLAPEFGSGSEVFGVGLVFILGVGILALGAVVMLVMSRTHPGFFRGETLKRDTPALVVPE
- a CDS encoding MFS transporter; this encodes MTTSTSPVPARTDKNAPRQPWRDWLALGLLMFPVLLVAVDNTALTFALPAIARALEPSGVQLLWIVDAYPLVLAGLLVSMGSLGDRIGRRRLLVVGSIGFAAVSAATAFAPTPQWLIAGRAALGFFGAMLMPSTLSLIRNIFPEPNRRRLAVAIWAAGFCGGAALGPIVGGWLVEHYWWGAVFLAAVPLMVPLLVLGPALIPESKDPAPGKVDIPSILLSMLVMVPVVYGIKAVATEGPEAAGLGAIAFGLAMGVMFVQRQLRLEHPLLDMSLFRNRVFSMAISANILALFSFNGFILFLAQHLQLLEGMSPSAAGVAMVPALAATVVAGLVVVPLVRKVRPGYVVAAGLAFSAAGYSMVTFGDHDGGPSLLLAALLVLALGVGTAETISNDLILGAAPPAKSGAAAAISETGYEVGSLLGTAVLGSILTASYQQNLRLPAGLEGILPGPTLHNAGETLAGAVEAANLLPASLGGMVLDAAAAAFDSGVHVTAAIGLVLMAAAAVLAAVVLRKVPKAA
- a CDS encoding TetR/AcrR family transcriptional regulator; translated protein: MPRKPVARDAVLDAFESLLIEVGERAATLDAVARKAGVSKGGLLYHFPNKEALIAVLLDRLEGLAREDADAMASAGEGAAAYFIRSSVWADTPLDRAIVAATRLAEVAHEETRRRFAAIQQRWLDEIAADVGPGLAKAVLYMGDGLYFNAMLSVAPAPAGGAAADVEELLAALERLRR
- the gcvP gene encoding aminomethyl-transferring glycine dehydrogenase encodes the protein MPVTPASTTFVDRHIGARRQADVDTMLKAVGYDTLDSLVDTAVPKVIRQETALRLQDALSEVEVLTELRKLAGKNKTAVQLIGQGYYDTVTPPVIRRNILESPAWYTAYTPYQPEISQGRLEALLNFQTMVQDLVGLPIANASLLDEATAVAEAVLLMRRANKAKPAADGKTVLDIDVLPQTIAIVKGRAEALGFEVEVADLSQGLPEGDINGIVLQQPGASGRVWDQSAVIANAKERGALVTVAADLLALTLITPPGEQGADIAVGSAQRFGVPLFFGGPHAAYMAVRKGLERSLPGRLVGVSKDDAGVPAYRLALQTREQHIRREKATSNICTAQALLAIVASMYAVYHGPDGLKAIAATAHGHARTLAASLAAAGVEVLHASFFDTLTVRVPGRAAGIVADAEARGINLRSIDADTIGISLDETTTPAIVAQVADIFGATVAGDAVAGGGGFGLEAAVERSSDYLQHPVFNTHRSETQLLRYIRKLSDRDLALDRTMIPLGSCTMKLNATAEMEAISWPEFASIHPFAPDSQTEGWRELIADLEADLTAITGYDQVSIQPNAGSQGELAGLLAIRGYHHSRGEQQRNVCLIPASAHGTNAASAVLAGMKVVVVATASDGTIDHADLEAKIEANKDALSCIMITYPSTHGVYDGDVREVCDAVHAAGGQVYIDGANLNALVGLAQPGKFGGDVSHLNLHKTFCIPHGGGGPGVGPVAAKAHLAPFMPGDATTWNAGTGATDVPISASRFGSAGVLPISWAYVKLMGGEGLTEATKSALLAANYVASRLNEYFPVLYTGEGGLVAHECILDLRELTAKTGVTAEDVAKRLIDFGFHAPTLAFPVAGTLMVEPTESEDLAEIDRFIEAMITIRKEIDQVANGDFAVADSPLRRAPHTAAAVVSSDWDRAYTREQAAFPAHHKQDKYFPPVGRIDGAAGDRNLICSCPPLSEFEN
- a CDS encoding LacI family DNA-binding transcriptional regulator; this encodes MVRRPRLEDVAELVGVSHQTVSRVVNCHPNVSMGTREKVEAAIAQLGYRRNSAARSLVTRRSQTIGVLASELSQYGPANTLLGVERAARDAGYFVSVAALREVNRDAILAAARHFLDQSVEGIVVIVPHLEMPAALAELPIGVPVVAVGTTGNETVGGVKVDQRRGAELAVRHLIGQGHVRIGHVAGPQDWIDAVARADGWRCALDAAGLDADLLIEGDWSAGSGYDIGRKVAASRRATALFVGNDQMALGVLRALNEAGIKVPEDVSVVGFDDQPEAGYFSPPLTVVRQDFEELGRRCMDMMLRALDGTEGPRTLVVEPELVLRSSTAPPA